From the genome of Gemmatimonadaceae bacterium:
CCATCCCGAGTGTACTCACGCCATAGCCAATCGACATCAGCACCATGATCGTCATGCCCAGCCAGTAGGCGCTGAAGTTTCCGGCCACGAGGCCCGAAAGGATGTTGAGCGACGCTCCGCCCTCGCGCGACGACGTCACGACTTCGGCGACGTGACGCGACTCCGTCGACGTGAAGATCTTCACGAGCTCGGGAATGATCGCTCCGGCGAGCGTGCCGCACGTGATGATCGCCGACAGCTTCCACCAGAGCGACGTATCACCGCCGATGTCGGGAATCAGGAAGAACGAGACGACAAAGGTCAACGCTACCGAGACCAGCGAAGTGAGCCACACGAGTGACGTCAGCGGCGCTTCGTAATTCATCTCGTCGGCCGTTACGTAGCGGCCGCGGGCAATCGCTTCGTTGACGAGGTAGGATGCTCCGCTGGCGATGATCATCATCACGCGCATGGCGAAGATCCACACGAGCAGCTGCACCTGCGTTGCCGGGTCGCGCACCGCCAGAAGGATGAACGAGATCAGCGCGACGCCTGTTACGCCGTAGGTCTCGAATCCGTCGGCGCTCGGCCCCACCGAGTCGCCGGCGTTATCGCCTGTGCAGTCGGCGATGACACCGGGGTTCCGCGCGTCGTCTTCCTTCACGTTGAAGACGATCTTCATGAGATCGGCTCCGATGTCGGCGATTTTCGTGAAGATTCCTCCGGCAATTCGCAGAGCGGCCGCGCCGAGGGATTCGCCGATTGCGAAGCCGATGAAGCATGGACCTGCGTAGTCACCTGGAATGAACAGAAGGATGCAGAGCATGATCAGCAGCTCTACCGAGATGAGCGCCATTCCGATGCTCATGCCTGCCTTGAGGGGAATAGCGTAACACGGGTAGGGTTTTCCGCGAAGGCTTGCGAACGCAGTGCGGGAATTCGCGAAGGTGTTGATTCGGATGCCGAACCAGGCGACGCCGTAGCTCCCGCCTATGCCCACGAGGCTGAACGCCAGGATGATCGCGACCTTTATCGGCTCGAACGCGAGGAGCCAGCCGAAGTAAAGGAGAATGACGAACCCGATGAAGAGCTCGAGAATCAGAATGAATTTTCCCTGGGTGATGAGGTACGTCTTGCAGGTCTCGTAGATCAGCTCGGATATCTCGCGCATGGACTCGTGCACCGCCATCCGCTTGAGCTGGCCATAGATGATGAGTCCGAACAGGAGGCCCGCGGCGCAGACGAGGAGGCCGGCCATCAGTAGACTTCGACCGTCGATCCCCATGAAATCGACCGACGAGAGGTCGGGGATCACGAGACTCGCCTCGCCCCCGGGGCGATGAGCAGGAACCTGGACCTGCGCCGAGTCCTGAGGCGGTGTACCGACCTGAGCCAGAGCGGGGGGCGCGAGAATCGACACGCCGGCAAGCCCGAGCAGAGCGGCAAGCATCAAGGGAGCCGCGCGGCGTAAGGCCGGGTGTACCAAAACTTTCATTGCTGATCTCCTGGGGGTTACTTGCAAAATTGGCGTCGTTCTTTCGGGCGGCGCCAAATTGATTGCTAGGGTTGATGCTACAGTTGAAACACGGACGCCGACTCGACTAAGGCTGCGGCTCCGCCTTCCGCCAAAGGAAGTAAACCGGAATGCCGAGTGCTACGAGCACGAGACCCGACAGTGCCTGCACGCGGGTCGTCTCGGAAATCAGAAGCACCACGGCAACGGTCAGGGCGAGCACGATATATAGCGCCGGGAGAACCGGATATCCCACCGCCTTGTACGGCCGTTCCGCATCCGGGCGCTTGCTGCGCAGAATAAAAAGTCCAATCGTCGTGAATGCGTAAAATATCAGGGCGGCGAAGATGACGTAATTGAGCAATTGACCGTATGTCCCGGTGAGGCACAGCAGGCTTGTCCAGATTGCCTGGGACACAAGTGCGACGGCCGGAACGTGGTTCTTGCTGAGAGTGCCGACGCTCTTGAAGAAAAGACGGTCCTTCGCCATCGCATAGTAAACGCGCGCGCCTGAGAGAATCAGGCCATTGTTGCAGCCGAAGGTCGAGATGAGAATTGCCGCAGCCATCAGACTGCCGCCAATCGGCCCGAATATCATCTCGGCGGCCGCGCTTCCGACACGGTCCTGCGTCGCGTGCTGGATGCCGCGCTCGAGCACGGTCGCACCTTCCTTGATGCCCTGCAGCGGCAGCACGTTGAGATAGGCGACGTTAGCCAGGAGGTACAGGAGCGTTACCAGACCTGTTCCGAGGAATAAAGCCAGCGGAAGATTGCGCTGCGGATTTTTGACCTCCGCCGCGGTGAAGGTGACGTTGTTCCACGCGTCGCTTGCGAACAGCGATCCGACGAGCGAAGCGCCGAAGGCGATCATGAACACCGACGTGATCGACACGTTGCCGGTGAACGCGCCGGGTCCGAAATTGGCCGCGAGCGCCTCGGCGTTCCGGCCAATTGTCAGTCCCAGGATGATGAGCGCCGCGAGCGCACCGGTCTTGATGAGGGTAAGGCTGGTCTGGACGAACTTTCCCTCGCGAATCCCTCGAAGGTTGATCCAGGTGAGAACCCAGATCGATATGAGCGCGATAAGTCGCTGCGGAGACAGGCCGACATCGATCACTCCGCCTGGCGAATTGATGGAGAAATGCGGAAACCAGGCGTACAGGTCGGGCGTGATCGCCGGCCAGAGGACGCCGAGAAATCGTCCGAAGGCCACGGCGACTGCTGCGATGGTGCCGGTCTGGATGACGATGAACAGGGTCCATCCATATAGAAAGCCCATTAGAGGGCCCATTGATTCACGCAGAAATACGTACTGCCCTCCGGCGCGTGGATACATTGCCGCGAGCTCGCCGTAGGCGAGAGCTCCGAGCATCGTGATGACGCCGGCGGCAATCCACGCAAGCATGAGCCAGAGCGGGGATCCGACGCTCCGCGAGATGTCCGCGGAGACGATGAAGATGCCCGATCCGATCATCGACCCAGCGACGAGCATGGTCGCGTCGGTGAGCGTCATGGCCTTGACGAATCCGGCGGACGACGATCGGGTCTCGTCGGTTTCGATTCTCTCGGCGGTGCTGGCCATCCGGCGTCTCCGGGGTGGTGGGTTGGCGCGCGCGGAATTTACCAATCCCAGAGTGAGAGGGCTAGGCAGTGATTGTGTTTAATCCGCCGTCCGCAGTTAATTCGGCGGCGGCACTGCTTTTAGCTGTTAGCAACACTAGCTCTTAGCTCGTTAGCGTTGACGGCGCGCGCAACTCCTGATTCGGTTCGCAAAATGATGCGCGCCAGAGCACTGCTTGAATGACGAGGACGACTTGTAACGGCTAACGAGCTAAGAGCTAGTGTTGCTAACAGCTAACAGCTGCGCGACTGCGGATTGGAAAACCCCAAGACGTCAGAAAATAAATTGAATGTCAACCGTATCGCGCACCGGCGTCCCATCCGTGCGAACTCCGGGCCGAAAGCGCAGTGACATCAGCACCTCGCGCAGCTTGCGATTATATCCCCCATCCCTCGACGGATTGAATCCCAGCAGCGTCGCTTTTCCCTTCTCGTCGACGTCGAACCACGCTATCAAGTGATAGCCTTTCACGCTTCCCGGCGCGGGCAGCGGCGGCAGGAAAAACTGCGTCGGTGTTGGCGGATACGCTCCCGCGGGTCCACCGCCGGTGCCTGGGCCAGCCGAGCTTCCGGTCCCTGTGCCCACCCCTGATCCAATCCCGCCGCCCGTTCCGGGCCCTGCCCCGGGACCGCCGCTCGTCCCGGTTCCCACACCCGCTGCGGGTCCGGTGGCCACTACATTCGGCTGCGTCGAGGGCTGGGGAGGGACCGGCGGCGTAGGAGGCACAACTGGCTTTGGTGGCTCGAGCTTAGGCGGAATCACTTCCTTCACTGCATCGGCGGCTGGCCGGAGCGTCACATATTGCAGACGCTGCTCCGCGCTCGCGCCGCCGCTGCCACCACCTCCGCCACCGGCTGGTCCCGGTCCACCGCCCCCGAGTGCGGGCTCGCCCTTGAATTGATCAGAGGCGAGCGGATACAGAACGAGGAAAATGATCAGGGCATGCGCAAAAAGAGAGGCGGCGACACCCTGCCACCGCCCCCCCCCCTCTCTCTTGCTCGGAACGCCGACAGGCGGACGATAGCGAGCTTCTCTACCCGTGCCGGTCGGCGGCGCTTTGTGGGTCTCTACTGTGTGGTTTCCTTCGGCGAAACGCCGATGACTTTCACGCCCGCCCCGCGCGCGACGTCCATTGCGTAAATCACCTGCTCGTACTTCACGCCCTTCGGTGAGCCCTTGACGAAAATGATCTTCTCAGGCCGCCCATTGTAAATCTCCGTGAGGCGCGCAAGAAGCCGGTCCTTCGGGATCGCCTCCTTGTTCACGAAATACTTTTCCCCGGGCATGACCTCGAGCACGATCTGCGGCGGCGGGTTTGCACTTGACTCCTGCTCCGTCGGATCAGGCAGCTGAAGATCGATTGCCTTCCGCGACATCGGCACAACGAGCATGAAGATGATCAGAAGCACCAGCAGCACGTCGATCATCGGCGTGACGTTGATGTCATTGGTGAGGCCTTTTGCCGTCCCTTGCATTGACATTACTTGGCCCCTTCCTTCGTTCCCAGACCCATTATCCGGTCCGTCTGCACCAGTGATACCGTGCCGGGCTTCTGATCGGTGATCATTCCGGTAACTGCGACGTGGTTATGTGCCGCGATGTCGAGAGCGTCGAGGACCTTGCCGTACTCGAGGTCCTTGTGCGCCTTGATGTACAGGAGCTTGTCCTCTTCGCGGTTCTCGTAGATCGCCTTGAGCCGCTGCGGCAGCTCAGCATTGGGAATCGCGGCCTTGTTCAGGAAATACTGCCCATCTGCATCGATGCCGAGCACCTGGTCGCGCTCCTCTTCAGGATGCGGTTTCAGGTTGGTGCCCTGCGGCGGAACGGCCTGGAAGCCGGCGCTGATGGCAGGCACCACGAGCATGAAGATGATCAGCAGCACCAGCATGACGTCGATCATCGGCGTCACGTTCGGCTCCGCCTTTATCTCGCCTCCAGAGCTGGGTGACATTGACATGAGTGAATGCCTCCCGCTCTACTGCGAGATCGGGGCGTTGCCCGACGAAGCGGTAGTGTTGAATTCGCGGGTGAAGCGCGAGCGGCCGAACTCCCCACTCACGTTCTTGATCATGTAGTCGATCATTTCCTTCGACGTGTAGGTCATCTCCGCGGTCAGGTTGTCGATCTTCACCTGGAAGAAGTTGTATGCCCACACGGCGGGAATGGCGACGAGGAGACCGAACGCGGTGGTGATCAGCGCTTCGGCGACACCGGCGGAGATCGCGGACAGTCCGCCCGATCCCGATGCGGCCATTCCGACGAACGCATTCACGATTCCCATCGTTGTTCCGAGGAGGCCGACGAAGGGCGCGGTAGCTCCGACCGTTGCGAGAACGCCGAGGCCGCGCTTCAGGTCGGTGACGGTCATCAGCATCTCGCGCTCTACGGCGCGCTCGGCTGAATTGATGTCTCCGACTGTGACGGTGCCGTCCTGAATGAGGGGCTTGATCTCGCCCAGCGCTCCGCCAAGAACGCGGGCGACGTGCGACTTCTTGTATTTGTCAGCGAGAGTGACAGCTTCGTTGAGGTTGTCTTCCTCGAGGAACTGCGAAAACTCGGGCGCGAACTTGCGGGTCTCGGCCTGCGCCTTGCGAAGGTCCCACCACTTCTTGATGGTGATCGACAGCGACCATATGGACTGAATCGCGAGAACGAACACGATCCCGCGGGCGAAACTGCCCATCTGGCTCCAAAGATCAAGCAGCGAAAGTTGCATTGAGAGTAGTCTCCGGGTGTGGGTTATCTATCGAGCTTGAACTGGAAGCTCTGCTGGACGAGCTGACGCACTTTCTTGCCGCCAACCTCCGCCGCGTAGAACCGCATCTGCGGCATCGCCGAGCGGACGGCTGAGGCGAAGAGGTCGTTTGTTGCCTTGAGCACCTTGAAAGAGCCGGTCTCTGCGCGGCCTTCCTCGTTCACGATGAACTGCGCCTGCACTTCGCCCTCGACGCCAGAGGAGCGCAGAGCGTCGGGATAGCGCGGAGTTCCGGTTCCGACAATCTGCTGCACCGGCTTCTCAACCTGGAACTCGAAGTACGGCTCATTGCCAATTCGCTGCGGCGTCCCGCCCTCGACTCCCTTCGCGATGCCGCCCTTCACTCCCTTGCCGCTGAAGTCGGCTTCGTCAGTGACCTTTTTCGTGAGGTCGATGTCGGGAATCTTGATCGGAATCTCGACCGGCGCGCGCAGCACCTGGAATCCCTTCGGCGGAGGTGCCTTGAAGACTTCCTTCGGCGGCGGTGGTGGAGGAGGTGGCTCCTTCGGCTTCGGCGGCTCCTTCTTCATCTCGACGAACTGGATCTTCTGGTTCTTCGTCTTGTCGTCGGCGATGCCCGCGTTGGCGGTGACGACGACGGCGGCCCCGATCAGCGAACCGTGGAACACGATGCTGAACAACGTTCCGCCCGCCATCTTCTGCTTCTTCGGCTGCGATTCGATCAGTTGATTGAACATTGGGTTACCGGGTGGGGATTTTCGTTGTCATTTACGTTATTCCACTCGTCCGGCCGATGTAATGCCGCGAAGATTAAGAATCAATGAAATCGGCCTTAATCGAATCTTCATTCTGCTGGTGATTCCTCCGGCAGCCGAGCGGGCAGCGGCAGTGTGACGGTGAAGAGACTCCCCCGGCCCAGACGAGACGACGCAGTTAGGGTGCCACCGTGTGCCTGGGCGATCCATTGGCTGATCGCGAGTCCGAGTCCGAACCCGCCGCGCTCGGACATGCGCGACCGCGCTCGATCCGCGCGCCAGAACCTCTCGAAGATGTGCGGCACGTCGGCCGCGGCGATGCCGATTCCCGTGTCGCGAACCGCGAACGTGACGTTGTCGGGATGCAGACCAAGCCCCAGCTCCACTTTCCCGCCGGCGGGGGTGTACTTGATTGCGTTCGTCACAAGATTGAGAAACAGCTGGCGCAGCCTCGTCGGATCTCCCATCACCGTCACGTCGGCCGTGAATGGAAAATTCACGGTGACGCCGGCCCCTTCGCCCAGTATCACCGCCGTCTCGTGGATGTCCTGCACCAGCGGCTTGAGAGCAACCGGTTCCTTGTGAATGTCGAACCTTCCTTCGTCTGCCCGCGCGAGCGTGAGCAGACTTTCTACCAGATCGGCCATCCGAGTCGTTTCCTGCAGCGCTTCCTCGAGCGCAACCAGCTGCTCGCTCGGCGGAGTATGGTCGGTCATAGCGCGCTCGACATCGGCGCGCAGCACGGCGAGCGGAGTCTTCAGCTCGTGACTCGCGTCAGCCGTGAATCGGCGAAGCCCCATGAACGATGTCTCGAGACGCGCGATCATCGCATTGAGAGTGCCGACGAGCTCCTCGAATTCCTGACCCGCGTGATCCATGCTGAGGCGACGGTGAAGGCTGCGTCCGTCGGTGATGGCCGCCACGTCGTGGTTGATCTTGGAGATTCTCTGAGCGGTGAGCCCGGTGGCCGTCCACGCGAGCCACCCGGCGAGGAGGATAATCAGCGGGGCGATGAAGAACAGGACGATCCGGTACTCCCGTGGCAGCGTCGTGATCCTGGACGTCGTGACACCGACAATCACGCGTCCCAGAGTGCCGGCGGTGGTGTCCGAAACCTGACGGGAGACGAGCAGCAGCTCCTCGACACCGGGCAGAGACACGACGGCGGCCGAATCGTTGGGAAGGCCGGATATCCTGGCAAGCAGGGTGTCGCTCACCTCCTCAGGCAGCTGACGCATCATCGTCGAGAGGTAGAGAGCCACCCCCAGCTGGTCCACGACGACGAGGTAATCCGGAAACGCGTCAAGCAGGGTTCGCAGATGGGGCGTGACGATCTGTGTCTCCGGCGGAGTATTCGGTCCGACGATCACTGCCTTCTGCGCCGACGCAGCATCCTGCACCAGCGTCGCCGCTACATCCGCCTGGGTGACTGCATAGCGTGCGACATCACGGTAGAGAGAAGCGTTGCGAACGGTCCACAGGGTGAGCGCGAGCGCCGCGGTGACCGCGATGAGCGCCCCCGTGAAGGCGAGCGTCAGATTGGTTCGCGTGGAAGCCACGCGGTCTCAGCCCTTTGCCGGAATGCTGTCGGCGCGTATCACGTAGCCAACGCCCCGGATTGTATGGATCAGCTTCGTCGGATGCGAGGCGTCGATTTTCTTGCGCAGATGATTGATGACGACGTCGACGATGTTCGTGCCCGGGTCGAAGTGGTAGCCCCACGCGTACTCGGTGATGAGTGTGCGGCTCATGACGCGCCCTGCGTGCCTCATGAGATACTCCAGCACGGTGTACTCTTTCGGCGTGAGCTCGATGGTCGTGCCGGCGCGAGCGACCTCGCGCGTGTCGAGATGCAGCTCCAGATCGGCCACCCTTAGCGCCGGTGACGCAAGAACGCGGGGGCGGCGCGACAACGCCTCGACCCGGGCGAGCAGCTCCTCGAACGCGAATGGCTTGGTGACATAGTCATCGGCGCCGGCGCGGAGGGTCTCGACCTTGGCGTCGATCGCATCCTGCGCGGTGAGTACCAGGACCGGGCGCTCGAAGCCGCGCCCGCGCAAGTCGTGCAGCACCTGCAGCCCTGACTTTCCGGGGAGCCGCATGTCGAGGATGATCAGGTCGTAATTTCCCGCCGCCGCCATCCGCTCGCCCTCGTCGCCGCTGCCGATGAGGTCCACTCCCCATCGCTGCTGCTCGAGCCCGCGCTTTACGAACTGACCGACGGTGGGATCATCCTCAATGACGAGGATCTTCATTTTGGAGAATCTACAACAACAGCTTGGCCACAGAGACACAGAGGATCAGAGAACGGCGCAACCTCGTCAAACAGGTTACGCCGTTCTCTGATCCTCTGTGTCTCTGTGGCTAGCCGTTGTTGTAGTTCTCGAGTTACTCTCGGTCAGTATTCGACCCAGTTGTCGACCCACGTATTTGGCAGTGGTATCAAAGCGCCGAGCGACATGAGCGCTTTGGCCAGCTCGCACGAGTTGTACTGGTACTCCTTCGTCCCGTTCACGACGTTGATCGGCACGTTCTGCCCGAGCTTCACGTTGAGCGCGCTGATTATCGCTCCCTCGATGAAATTGTTCCCGTTGCCGGTGATGTCACCACCAACGAGCACGAGGCCCTTCCAGTTGAACGTCGCGCCGCTGCCCGTGTCGAGGTTGCCGGTCACGATCAGCACTCCGCGGCCGTTGTTGAAGCCCGAGGTGTTCGCGTCGCCGATGAACTTGATGACCGGGTAGTAGCTGGTGTCCGCAAACGACGGAATGGCGTCAGGCGGGATCGTGAACTGAGGCGTGAGCGCGCTGCCGTTCGTGATTCCCTTCCATCGCACCTTCACCTGGGCCGCCGCTTCCTGTGGCGTCATGCCAAGGGTGTCGACGCTGTCCGCCGTCTCCGGCTGATTGAATCCCGGCACCTGCGGGATGGCGACGCCCGCGAGGGCCGCCGAGTCTCCGCAGGCGTCAACGCCAAGAAACGATCCGGAGTTTCCGTTCTTCTTGATGCCGCTCAAGGCGGTCCATCCCGCGAGGACTTCAATGTTGGCCGGCTCCCACGCCGCGTACTGCGCTACGGTTCGCACGCCCGCTGGTGTGCCGCCGATTGCGCCTTTGGTCTGCACTCCCTTGGAGCGTACTACGTAGAGGCCCGCCAGCGATCCCTGTTGCGGCCGGATGCGGTCGAGCTGCACATCGGCGTAGCCGCCCGTCATGTAGATCCGGATCGGCCCTTCCTTTACGGCGGGAGGAATGGATTTGTAGTTGAGTGAGTCGCGCCGGACGAAGAACATCTGCAGACCTTGCTCCGCCAGCACGAACGCGCTCACCTGCGCCTTCTGATCGTCCACCCCGCGCCGCTCGGCAATGACAAGGGAGAAACCTGCAGCGAGCGAGATCGAGAGCACGCCTATCACAAGGATCGCGGCGGGAATCGCGAAGCCATCTCTGTTTCGGAGCGAAATCATTCGATTGATCTCCTGAATTAGTCGAGGCGGTTCTTGAAGAACACCGCGGTTTTGAAGGGCGCCAATGTCTTTGCGATCGAGCCGGAAGGGATTTGCTCGCTCATCCCGTTCATCACCAGCTCGACGCCGCGAAGCGTCGAGAGATCCGCAGGCGGAGCCGCCTGCGAGGTCTGGCTGCTCAACACGAAGAAATGGAACCTGGAACCGGCGTCGAACGGCGCCGCGAGCTCTTCAGTCGCGCCGGTCGCCATGACGGTCCGCCACAATCCGCGCATTCCCGGCACTGCGACGGATGGCTTGAACTCGTACTTGATGCGCCGGTACAGGAATACAGGCGTGCCGAAGCTGGCCGTGTCCGTAAGCTCCGGCGATATCTTGATGATCTTCGCGTTGCTCGCCGTGAGGGTGGCGATCAGAGCGGTGGTGCAAACCGTGACGTTTCCCGTCGCCACTGTCAGGCTGAAGTCCTCCACGTAGCGGTATTCACCCGAGCCGCCTCGCCAGGCGTATCCGGAAAACCCGGGAGCCGCGTACATCGCGGAGTCGACCGGCAGGAGGCTTATGTGCGTGAACGGACTGTTGTTCGCGCAGACAACGCCTATCGCGTATGGAACCCGGACCAGCAGTGCGGTATCAGAGGCCTCGACTACGCCGCCCAGTGCTTCGACCATTCTGAGATCCGAGACTACGCGATTGAGCGGCCCGCGCGAGACGTTCCTGGCGAGGTTGCCGCTCTTCTGGTGCGAGAAGTAGCGCGCCTGCGAGACGAGAACTCTCGACAGGGCCATCCCGATGATCGCGAGGATGACCATCCCGACGATGAGCTCTCCAATGGAAAGGCCGCGACGAAGTCCGCCGATTCTCATGAGCCCTCCGGGTCGTCGGTGTCGAGCGCATGCAGGGTATTGGCAGACGAGCGCACGAACACCGTGGTATCCGGCTTGTAGAGCGTGTTCGTCGGGGTGATGATCAGAATCACCTGCTTCGCCTTGAGCTCATAAATCTGAGAGATCAGCGAAACAGTTACGGTCCGTGTGTACGGGTACGGCATTGCGGTGCTGGTCAGAGTGCTCGTGCCGATAGCCAGACTGTCGAACGGCTGAGACTCGAGGAGATTCACCTGCTGCATCAGCACGCCGTTGCGGTACGCACTGCCGATGATGCGGTGCGACCGCGAGGTGATCTTGAACACCATCGCTGCGAGGGGTGTGAGCACCAGTGCGAGGAGCGTGATCGCGACGATCACTTCCAGGAGGATGAATCCACGCCGTTTCCCTTTGCGTGATTTCATCACAACGGCACCAGACGAACGAAGCCGGCGCTCGAGGCAAACACCGTCCGCACGTAGTCGCCCTGCGCGATCGTCACAGTGAACGACGTCGAGCCGATTCCGTTCGGCAGGACGTCGATCGTCGTCGGCGACGACGTGAGCGTGGTAAGCGAATACTCCGACTGTTTGTTCATCACGCGCGTCTGCAGCACGGTCCCCGACCCGCGATCGGTGAACACGTACGTCTGGGTGCTCGGGGTGAAGGTGAGTCGCACCGGCGCCCGCTGGCGGCCAGCCATCGCAAACCCGTTCTGAAGATCGGCGACCACGACCTGCGCGGCTCGGTTCACGCGTTCGTGTCCCATTATGCGAGCCATCTTCGGAATGCTGATCGCTACAAGCAACGCGACGACTATGAGCACGATCAGCATCTCGAGCATGCTGAATCCGGCAGTGCGTCCGCGCGGGCGATCTCCGAGCTTTCGTTGACCTGTATGAATCAGGCGGCTTGAATCAGGCGTCATTCGGTGGGTCCCGGAGAGTGCGCCGCGCACCCTTTGCCGCGGCAGCGAGCGGGGGCTTCAGCGCACCTCATTGACGAGCGGAGCAACGCGTCGTCACGCGCCGCCGGAATGCCGCGCTTTTTGCAGTCTTGCGTAATGCAACACTCGCGGATTCAGCCGCTCAAAACCCTCTAAACGACTTCCAAGAGAGACGAGATGACTGATGTAAAGACGATTGCCGGCAGGGCTACGATTCGCTGCCAGTTCTGCGGGAGCTGGAACAGGGTGGATGTCAGCCGGGCGGCCGATCGCCCCAAATGCGGGAAATGCGGAAAGCCGATGCTCCTCGACCGTCCGCTGCATCTCGACGACGAGAGCTTTGAGCGGACGATCGCGGAGAGCGAGGTGCCAATCTTGGTCGACTTCTATGCGGATTGGTGCGGGCCCTGCAAGATGATGGCGCCCGCGGTGGATCAGCTTGCTGCTAATTACACCGGACGTGCCGTTGTCGCGAAGCTCAACACCGACGCGTCACCAAAAACGTCGTTGTCGTTCAACATCCGCGGCATTCCCACGTCCATAATTTTCAGCGATGGCAAGGAAGTGGCGCGCCAGTCGGGGGCAATTCCCTACCAGGCTCTGGCAACACTGCTCGACAAGGCCATCTGATCCGGACGTTGCCACCGACAAACATCCGTATCATATTGGCGGCGCCCAGCCCGGCGTATCTCGCCGGGGAAATCCCTACTTCGACCCCGCTTTCGCCATGCGCCTCTCTGCTTCACGCCGCCTCAGCTACGGTGCCGTTGCCTGTACGCTGCTCGTCGCCGCCTGCACCCCTGATCTTGCAACCGGACCCGCCACACGGCACTCAGTCAGTGCGAGCGTTCGAAATCCGATCGTCTTCGTTCACGGATGGATGTCGACGAGTGCCGCTTTTACGACGATGGTCAGCCGGTTCAAGGCGGACGGGTGGACCGACGCCGAGATCCTGAGCTTCACCTACAACTCGAGCCAGTCGAACGCGGTGACGGCGCAGCTCATCAAGGCGAAAGTGGATTCGATCCTGGCGATCACTGGCGCGACCAAGGTCGACATAATCACGCACTCCATGGGCACGCTCTCGGCGCGCTACTACGTGAAGTACCTCGGCGGCGACGGGAAAGTGGATGCTCTAGTGGCCCTCGGCGGAACGAACCACGGGACCATGACGGCGTCGTTCTGCGCGCAGACGTCGTGCGTCGAGATGCGCTATCTCTCCAGGTTCGTGAACTCACTCAACGCTGGCGACGAGAGCTGGGGCACGCCGCGCTACGCGACGTGGTGGACGTCATGCGACGAGGTGATCTACCCGCAGAATAGCGCTGTGATCGCCGGCGCGGTC
Proteins encoded in this window:
- a CDS encoding biopolymer transporter ExbD, which codes for MSMSPSSGGEIKAEPNVTPMIDVMLVLLIIFMLVVPAISAGFQAVPPQGTNLKPHPEEERDQVLGIDADGQYFLNKAAIPNAELPQRLKAIYENREEDKLLYIKAHKDLEYGKVLDALDIAAHNHVAVTGMITDQKPGTVSLVQTDRIMGLGTKEGAK
- a CDS encoding biopolymer transporter ExbD, with protein sequence MSMQGTAKGLTNDINVTPMIDVLLVLLIIFMLVVPMSRKAIDLQLPDPTEQESSANPPPQIVLEVMPGEKYFVNKEAIPKDRLLARLTEIYNGRPEKIIFVKGSPKGVKYEQVIYAMDVARGAGVKVIGVSPKETTQ
- a CDS encoding MotA/TolQ/ExbB proton channel family protein, with translation MQLSLLDLWSQMGSFARGIVFVLAIQSIWSLSITIKKWWDLRKAQAETRKFAPEFSQFLEEDNLNEAVTLADKYKKSHVARVLGGALGEIKPLIQDGTVTVGDINSAERAVEREMLMTVTDLKRGLGVLATVGATAPFVGLLGTTMGIVNAFVGMAASGSGGLSAISAGVAEALITTAFGLLVAIPAVWAYNFFQVKIDNLTAEMTYTSKEMIDYMIKNVSGEFGRSRFTREFNTTASSGNAPISQ
- a CDS encoding TonB family protein, producing MFNQLIESQPKKQKMAGGTLFSIVFHGSLIGAAVVVTANAGIADDKTKNQKIQFVEMKKEPPKPKEPPPPPPPPKEVFKAPPPKGFQVLRAPVEIPIKIPDIDLTKKVTDEADFSGKGVKGGIAKGVEGGTPQRIGNEPYFEFQVEKPVQQIVGTGTPRYPDALRSSGVEGEVQAQFIVNEEGRAETGSFKVLKATNDLFASAVRSAMPQMRFYAAEVGGKKVRQLVQQSFQFKLDR
- a CDS encoding amino acid permease, yielding MASTAERIETDETRSSSAGFVKAMTLTDATMLVAGSMIGSGIFIVSADISRSVGSPLWLMLAWIAAGVITMLGALAYGELAAMYPRAGGQYVFLRESMGPLMGFLYGWTLFIVIQTGTIAAVAVAFGRFLGVLWPAITPDLYAWFPHFSINSPGGVIDVGLSPQRLIALISIWVLTWINLRGIREGKFVQTSLTLIKTGALAALIILGLTIGRNAEALAANFGPGAFTGNVSITSVFMIAFGASLVGSLFASDAWNNVTFTAAEVKNPQRNLPLALFLGTGLVTLLYLLANVAYLNVLPLQGIKEGATVLERGIQHATQDRVGSAAAEMIFGPIGGSLMAAAILISTFGCNNGLILSGARVYYAMAKDRLFFKSVGTLSKNHVPAVALVSQAIWTSLLCLTGTYGQLLNYVIFAALIFYAFTTIGLFILRSKRPDAERPYKAVGYPVLPALYIVLALTVAVVLLISETTRVQALSGLVLVALGIPVYFLWRKAEPQP
- a CDS encoding sodium-translocating pyrophosphatase; protein product: MKVLVHPALRRAAPLMLAALLGLAGVSILAPPALAQVGTPPQDSAQVQVPAHRPGGEASLVIPDLSSVDFMGIDGRSLLMAGLLVCAAGLLFGLIIYGQLKRMAVHESMREISELIYETCKTYLITQGKFILILELFIGFVILLYFGWLLAFEPIKVAIILAFSLVGIGGSYGVAWFGIRINTFANSRTAFASLRGKPYPCYAIPLKAGMSIGMALISVELLIMLCILLFIPGDYAGPCFIGFAIGESLGAAALRIAGGIFTKIADIGADLMKIVFNVKEDDARNPGVIADCTGDNAGDSVGPSADGFETYGVTGVALISFILLAVRDPATQVQLLVWIFAMRVMMIIASGASYLVNEAIARGRYVTADEMNYEAPLTSLVWLTSLVSVALTFVVSFFLIPDIGGDTSLWWKLSAIITCGTLAGAIIPELVKIFTSTESRHVAEVVTSSREGGASLNILSGLVAGNFSAYWLGMTIMVLMSIGYGVSTLGMGAIMLAPAVFAFGLVAFGFLGMGPVTIAVDSYGPVTDNAQSIFELSTIEQLPGVAAELQRDHAFTPNFERAKHLLEANDGAGNTFKATAKPVLIGTAVVGATTMIFSIIMSLTEGLQPEFLPFLSLMHPPFLLGLITGGAIIYWFTGASTQAVTTGAYRAVEFIKANINLESTEKASIADSKKVVEICTRYAQKGMFNIFLTVFFATLGFAFVEPYFFIGYLISIAIFGLYQAIFMANAGGAWDNAKKIVEVELKEKGTPLHAATVVGDTVGDPFKDTSSVALNPIIKFTTLFGLLAVELAVSLAEQRGPILTHVLAALFLGVSVTFVWRSFYAMRIEK